CTTCGGAGGTGGCCTGTCCTGCGAGGCCGCCACCGGACAACTCCGCTGGGCAGGGCGACTGATCGAAGCCCAAGCGACCGATGACGTCCGCAACGCCATGTTTGAGGCGGTTGGCAATCTCAGTGGAGTCGTTGCCTACTCGGCGTTCGATATCGCGAACTATCAGGCCGCCGATCGTTGCTTCCAATTCGCCCTTTGGTGTGCCGACCAAGGAAATTCCTGGGCACTCCGAGCGAACACACTTGCTGAAATGTCGCGTAAGGCCGCGTATCTGGGCAATCTTGACGACGCGCTGTCGCTCATCGAGTTTGCCCAGGTCCGCTCGGACCGCGTGTCTGCCACCGGCCGGGCGATGCTCTGGACTATCCGTGCGCGCTTGCTGGCCTTGACTGGTCGAGCCGAGGAGGCGATCGAGGACGTAGATCGGGCCGATACGCATTTCGCGGATCGCGACCTGGCGGCCGATCCTCCGTGGTTGTGTTACTACGACGAAGCTGAGCACCAAGGAAGCACAGGCAAGGCGCTAATTCCCGTCGCTCGCGAACGGAACCTGATCGAACTGGCAGCGCCCCGCTTGGAAACGGCCATCCGGTTGCAGGGGGCGAACTACCCCAGGTCGCGTACCTTCTCCCGGACCCGGCTCGCTTCTCTGATGATGTCGACAGGTGACCCCCGCGAAGCCGTCACCATCGGTCGGCAGGCGGTCACCGAAGCCGCGCCTTTGCGATCTCAGCGAATCGTCAAGGAACTCAACGGGCTGGCTCACATCTCCGAGCAGCACGAGCGAATCGGCGACGTCGCCGAGCTACGACACGACATCGCCTCGCTAGCGCTGCCCGGAACCTGAGACGATCGATCACGTGACAGTGAACCTCACAGACGCTGACAGCGTGCTTTCGGCCTCCGCGCGGATCGTCGGCCTCGACGCCGCCGGGGCCGACCTGATCCGCGACGGCTCCAACGCGATGTACCGCCTGCCTGGTGGCGTGGTCGCCCGGATCGGCCGCCCCGGATCGCGGGACACCGCCAGGCGTGAGGTGCTGGTATCCCAGTGGCTCATTGAGTCCGGCCTACCGGTTGTTCAAGCGCTGCCGGATCTGCCGCAGCCCGCCATGGTGAACGATCGACCTGTCACGTGGTGG
This window of the Amycolatopsis balhimycina FH 1894 genome carries:
- a CDS encoding XRE family transcriptional regulator, giving the protein MATPNAKLRAIREAAPSRAKAGEGMTHAELADAVNAFLWETREQQYTLDADTIKRYESGKVGWPGEAYRTGLRTVLGVATDADLGFRPTRRGASTDRALVTLPVVTPDLYGQVELGVSPSEFLARTSVETPVPQRIGWTDVEHVRVTTRAVAMSENLFGGGLSCEAATGQLRWAGRLIEAQATDDVRNAMFEAVGNLSGVVAYSAFDIANYQAADRCFQFALWCADQGNSWALRANTLAEMSRKAAYLGNLDDALSLIEFAQVRSDRVSATGRAMLWTIRARLLALTGRAEEAIEDVDRADTHFADRDLAADPPWLCYYDEAEHQGSTGKALIPVARERNLIELAAPRLETAIRLQGANYPRSRTFSRTRLASLMMSTGDPREAVTIGRQAVTEAAPLRSQRIVKELNGLAHISEQHERIGDVAELRHDIASLALPGT